The following are encoded together in the Planctobacterium marinum genome:
- a CDS encoding response regulator, translating into MDVKLKRLEDIKTLAGPIVLSRASDNDGTHYWCKTAQQSDRQAMEMLELEIESQSRFSSIALIASSGCITSERNCINLYPDIEGVELFESFLTNHSLEMTEQLKMCIALATWLADIHKQQFMLGFVEPETLLVDKKSFQVYSLNTWNLHKEFSIDEKKQALLTTGCNLHTASPEVTGRTDWTPQRFSDFYSLGTLLYRIFMGRYPFEFQDPLTLIHAHIAKPVEYDPGRSFAVPEVLLSIISKLLNKAPEARYPNAQTLVADLEHCLNEFTQKGVISDFRIAKEEQKKVISFPKYIYGRDSELTLVQQWYNRANAHSGLAVLCISGEQGVGKTALLQEIKTSVLPQSALLGVVNVEPEIHTLRQSAIFVMLQQLIEQALILEESQLLKLQRQLQKIAVEQRGQLYNLFPELKIVLPEEKGAGFIESHSSEILLAQLLLCFSRLDKDLYLIFDDAHSLEKTTSETLLALFSMAPQSNLKVVLLLRENELPESASVKSLVAATELDGALIHQVELLPLSTAATHNLVEDTFWETQFSLESLSDLVFNKTRGNPYFVKSFIQKLVGEGALYEDDEQIWNWLPEEVSRSTVTANVAEQTGAGLASLPLEQRNCLKLAALMGKDIDTEILMLAVDVSSANLVEYIDYWVSMGLWAQCSPDKKYYQFAHKKIQLAASQLETGTNAEQLRFALADALFDQKDSAWLKDNVLHWLFWVHPLSGYQNTQVAPIQIAEYYLLAASRANQELENGEALMCFHLGVQLLTEEDWQQHYDICVALYQGYIQESLRRNQLVGLNAAIAILEKRVNKLADSARIVIWKMTMLCAAEDIEAAFSEGMRAVKALLCDFSIAENQSDYLALDKQYPPQGIQAFGLLDCTNQDATTQLHILLSELLDVASKLNIHAVMQVSSVAIPLCLAQGNTKYAVKFYTTHALMLTTLAHKHVDALQFISVAEQLAEQLKLNQAHRDKLLVTRYALIAHWSEPLQQSLIFFARKSAQVFESSVDLNHGEAPLYHAIFSLLTDKPLDKVVEIFEVLIELMEESAETPEGLQARQWLELAQSVIQASEGTDSFDLELQTKEGAPGIDQLTCFFSMHFAKMCKAVLNNNFILAEQYRNAAQELVNDIWPVYWLADYHALAGIILLRNTATHTSDSSQEALLHQVDQHLAQLQSWCGNSGDIHRAKWLLLEAESRNFKGEPDAWQYYAKAVNAAQSSRSHLWQFLCWDAYGRYWLTNGDEVSGLAHLREALNCLNHWHAWQTIKHLHDEFPKLGHPEQSVANAPSLSGATKNEKNLDLLSVLKASETLSGSVDLEAFVERMMTIIVENAGAQKGCVLFFEGTKLELKGSYPEIMSLAQIPETLLNYVGLIKTPYAVDDSAQEPLLSGAKTQRLLPKSMLFIPLLVAGEFRGVLYLEHADLMGFFTSDRIDILQLLANQTAILFDNTRLNQRLLVNNRDLEKKVDERTVELAQAKLKAEEATAAKSNFLANMSHEIRTPMNAVIGLSRLALKKQVLPEQRDYLEKILSSSESLLTLINDILDFSKIEAQKLTLEFIPFSLENSLRRVVNLSNHKVHEKHLEFVLSVDSSIPDALMGDPLRIEQIIINLVSNAIKFTHHGYIHLNVRLLSSIDDTLNLEFRVKDSGIGMSAEQCSRLFQSFSQADDSVTRQYGGTGLGLAICKQLCELMQGSIRVDSKPDEGSEFIFTIQVEKSDEPSVGSKALDVSHIRALVVDDMDVAREVMTEALEALGITVDAVDSGEQALKWVERAERRQRPYDFILMDWKMPGMDGITASRRIRDTVSGKIPHILMVTSYDKEALRATDAEDIVERFIEKPVNQSELIDAIQLALGGSEKESLPSEREEAIPDFSGCRLLLVEDNELNRQVALEFMLETGATIDVAHNGEEAIQAVQELSYDLLLMDIQMPVMDGIQATKVIRHKGLEVPIIAMTAHAMTGDKERSFAVGMNAHITKPISPGDLFAVMAKFLPDKRYLDSEQDDLSNDSTQQETPLPEAIRVLKDIHALQVNKALLRFQGRHRLYENLVRDFIEDYSDLDEVLSAHVRSQDRQQIYRIIHSLKSNVAYIGAFELSSEIGELELIIRDVQQVSDETLLITEQVKGLIKDIQARWAQLSPEGGGRANIEQDIGDAELEAMLPLLHRSDFAVEQLIRKLKEDCHNKNQLQALSIIDSLVKELEFEEAADYLQRWLLDQKTVTK; encoded by the coding sequence GTGGATGTTAAGCTAAAGCGGCTTGAAGACATAAAAACACTTGCTGGCCCGATAGTGCTGAGCCGTGCATCAGACAATGATGGAACTCACTATTGGTGTAAAACGGCACAACAGTCAGACAGGCAAGCGATGGAGATGCTTGAGCTTGAAATCGAGAGTCAGTCAAGATTCTCATCAATTGCGCTGATTGCGTCTTCTGGTTGTATAACCAGCGAACGGAATTGCATCAATCTCTACCCGGACATTGAAGGCGTTGAACTCTTTGAAAGCTTTCTCACAAATCATTCTCTGGAGATGACCGAACAGCTGAAAATGTGTATCGCGCTGGCAACGTGGTTGGCAGATATTCACAAGCAGCAGTTTATGTTGGGTTTTGTAGAGCCGGAAACGCTATTAGTGGATAAGAAGAGCTTTCAGGTTTATTCCTTAAACACCTGGAATCTGCATAAAGAGTTTAGTATTGACGAAAAAAAGCAGGCGCTATTGACGACAGGGTGTAACTTACACACTGCATCACCAGAGGTGACCGGCAGAACGGATTGGACCCCTCAGCGTTTCTCGGATTTTTATTCATTAGGCACCTTGTTATATCGCATTTTTATGGGCCGTTACCCTTTTGAGTTTCAGGATCCTTTAACCCTCATTCATGCGCATATTGCCAAACCTGTAGAATATGACCCCGGGCGGTCATTTGCTGTACCCGAAGTACTGCTTAGTATCATTAGTAAGCTCTTAAACAAGGCTCCTGAAGCCCGCTATCCAAATGCACAAACATTAGTTGCTGATCTTGAACATTGTTTGAATGAGTTCACTCAAAAGGGAGTGATTAGCGATTTTCGTATCGCTAAAGAGGAACAAAAAAAGGTCATTAGTTTTCCCAAATACATTTACGGTCGCGATTCTGAATTAACATTAGTTCAGCAATGGTACAACCGGGCAAACGCCCATAGCGGCTTGGCGGTTCTGTGCATTTCAGGGGAACAAGGAGTCGGAAAAACGGCGCTGCTGCAAGAAATCAAGACCAGCGTTCTACCTCAAAGTGCCCTCCTGGGGGTGGTTAACGTTGAACCTGAAATCCACACCCTCAGACAATCAGCAATCTTTGTTATGTTGCAACAACTGATTGAGCAAGCGCTTATCCTTGAGGAGTCGCAATTGCTCAAGTTACAACGGCAACTACAAAAAATTGCAGTTGAGCAACGGGGGCAACTCTACAACTTGTTCCCGGAACTAAAGATTGTATTACCCGAAGAGAAAGGGGCGGGTTTTATTGAAAGTCATTCCAGTGAAATCCTTCTGGCTCAGTTGTTGTTGTGCTTCTCCAGACTCGATAAAGATTTGTATCTGATTTTTGATGATGCCCATTCCCTGGAAAAAACGACGTCTGAGACTTTACTGGCACTGTTCTCCATGGCCCCGCAAAGTAATTTAAAAGTGGTTCTACTGTTACGTGAAAACGAGTTACCCGAATCAGCTTCAGTGAAGTCTTTGGTCGCTGCAACAGAATTGGATGGTGCTCTAATACATCAGGTAGAGCTGTTGCCCCTGAGTACTGCTGCTACTCACAATCTTGTGGAAGACACGTTTTGGGAAACTCAGTTTAGTCTGGAGTCCCTGTCTGACCTGGTTTTTAACAAAACCAGAGGTAACCCTTATTTTGTTAAATCATTTATTCAAAAATTAGTTGGTGAGGGGGCATTGTATGAAGACGATGAGCAGATTTGGAATTGGCTACCGGAGGAGGTCAGTCGTTCCACTGTGACTGCAAATGTTGCTGAGCAAACAGGGGCTGGCTTAGCGAGCTTACCTCTGGAGCAGCGAAATTGCTTAAAGCTTGCAGCTTTAATGGGTAAAGATATTGACACTGAAATACTCATGCTGGCTGTAGATGTGTCCTCTGCAAACCTTGTTGAGTATATTGATTACTGGGTTTCTATGGGGCTTTGGGCACAATGCAGTCCCGATAAAAAATACTATCAGTTTGCCCATAAAAAAATTCAATTGGCTGCCAGTCAACTAGAGACAGGTACCAATGCAGAGCAGTTGCGTTTTGCTCTGGCAGATGCGCTGTTTGACCAAAAAGATAGTGCTTGGCTTAAAGACAACGTACTGCACTGGCTATTTTGGGTGCATCCACTGTCGGGATATCAAAATACTCAGGTGGCACCCATTCAAATAGCGGAGTATTACCTGCTAGCTGCGAGTCGAGCTAACCAAGAGCTTGAAAACGGTGAGGCGCTGATGTGCTTCCACCTTGGTGTACAGTTATTGACGGAAGAAGATTGGCAGCAGCATTACGATATTTGTGTAGCGTTATATCAAGGATACATCCAGGAATCATTGCGCAGGAATCAACTGGTTGGACTGAATGCTGCAATCGCAATACTGGAAAAGCGAGTTAATAAACTTGCCGACTCTGCGCGTATTGTTATTTGGAAAATGACAATGTTGTGCGCAGCGGAAGATATTGAAGCGGCGTTTTCTGAGGGAATGAGAGCAGTTAAGGCGCTTCTCTGTGATTTTTCGATAGCGGAAAATCAATCGGATTATTTGGCTTTGGATAAACAATATCCGCCTCAGGGAATTCAGGCATTTGGCCTTCTGGATTGTACAAACCAAGACGCAACTACCCAATTGCATATCCTGTTAAGCGAGCTATTAGATGTTGCCAGTAAACTTAATATCCATGCCGTGATGCAGGTTTCCTCTGTTGCCATTCCGTTGTGTCTTGCACAAGGCAATACAAAGTATGCAGTTAAGTTTTACACAACACATGCTTTGATGCTGACCACGCTTGCCCATAAACACGTTGACGCACTGCAATTCATTTCCGTAGCGGAACAATTGGCTGAACAACTCAAGCTCAATCAGGCGCACAGAGATAAACTCTTAGTCACCCGGTATGCATTGATTGCTCATTGGTCTGAGCCGTTACAGCAGAGCTTGATATTTTTTGCCCGTAAGAGCGCGCAAGTGTTTGAGTCGTCAGTGGACCTGAATCACGGGGAAGCGCCCCTTTATCACGCCATTTTTAGTTTGTTGACCGATAAGCCACTAGACAAAGTTGTAGAAATATTTGAAGTGTTAATTGAGCTCATGGAGGAGAGCGCAGAGACCCCGGAGGGGCTTCAGGCTCGGCAATGGCTGGAATTGGCTCAAAGTGTGATACAAGCCAGTGAAGGGACAGATTCATTCGATTTGGAACTGCAAACGAAGGAAGGGGCACCAGGAATTGACCAGTTAACCTGTTTCTTTTCAATGCATTTCGCCAAAATGTGTAAAGCAGTTTTGAATAACAATTTCATCTTGGCAGAGCAGTATCGCAATGCGGCACAGGAACTGGTAAATGACATCTGGCCGGTATATTGGCTAGCGGATTATCATGCCCTGGCAGGTATTATCTTGTTGCGTAATACTGCAACTCATACTAGTGATTCAAGCCAAGAAGCCTTACTTCATCAGGTTGATCAACACCTTGCACAATTACAATCTTGGTGTGGCAACAGTGGTGATATACACAGAGCGAAATGGCTTTTGCTGGAGGCAGAATCTCGAAATTTTAAAGGTGAGCCAGATGCCTGGCAGTATTACGCCAAGGCCGTCAATGCAGCACAGAGTAGCCGTTCCCATTTATGGCAGTTTCTCTGTTGGGACGCTTATGGTCGATATTGGTTAACAAACGGCGATGAGGTTTCAGGCTTAGCGCATCTACGTGAAGCGCTGAATTGCTTAAACCATTGGCATGCCTGGCAAACTATCAAACATTTGCATGATGAATTTCCAAAGTTAGGCCACCCTGAGCAATCGGTAGCAAATGCCCCCTCACTATCAGGAGCGACAAAAAATGAAAAAAATCTGGATCTCCTGTCAGTACTAAAGGCCTCCGAAACTCTGAGTGGTTCAGTGGATCTGGAGGCCTTTGTTGAGCGCATGATGACCATTATCGTGGAGAACGCAGGAGCTCAAAAAGGCTGTGTCTTGTTTTTTGAAGGCACCAAGCTGGAGCTTAAAGGCAGTTACCCAGAAATCATGTCATTGGCACAAATACCTGAAACGCTGTTGAACTATGTGGGACTTATAAAGACGCCTTATGCGGTGGATGATAGCGCTCAGGAGCCATTGCTATCAGGCGCGAAAACTCAACGTTTGTTGCCCAAGTCCATGTTGTTTATTCCTTTGCTGGTAGCAGGCGAGTTTCGAGGCGTTTTATATCTTGAACATGCAGATTTAATGGGGTTCTTCACTTCTGATCGCATCGATATTTTGCAGCTGTTGGCTAATCAAACCGCTATTCTTTTTGATAATACCAGACTAAATCAACGCCTGTTGGTGAATAACCGAGATCTGGAAAAGAAGGTTGATGAGCGCACCGTGGAGTTGGCTCAGGCAAAATTAAAAGCGGAAGAGGCCACGGCCGCCAAATCAAACTTTTTAGCCAATATGAGTCATGAGATCCGCACACCCATGAACGCGGTCATAGGGCTATCTCGCCTGGCATTGAAGAAACAAGTTTTGCCAGAGCAGCGAGATTACCTGGAAAAAATACTGAGTTCTTCAGAGTCACTACTGACTTTAATTAATGATATTCTGGATTTTTCCAAAATTGAAGCGCAAAAGCTGACCCTGGAATTCATACCTTTTAGTCTCGAAAATTCATTGCGCAGAGTGGTTAATCTTAGTAATCACAAAGTTCATGAAAAGCATCTGGAATTTGTTTTGTCGGTAGATAGTAGTATTCCCGATGCTTTGATGGGTGATCCATTGCGCATTGAGCAAATAATTATCAATTTGGTTAGTAATGCCATAAAATTTACTCATCACGGTTACATCCATTTAAACGTGCGCTTACTCTCAAGTATTGATGACACGTTAAATCTGGAGTTTCGAGTTAAAGATAGTGGTATTGGGATGAGTGCCGAGCAGTGTAGCAGGCTATTTCAGTCTTTTAGTCAGGCAGATGACAGTGTTACTCGTCAATATGGGGGCACGGGGCTGGGTCTTGCTATCTGCAAACAGTTGTGTGAGTTGATGCAAGGCAGTATCCGTGTCGATAGCAAACCTGATGAGGGATCTGAGTTTATTTTCACGATTCAGGTGGAAAAGTCTGATGAGCCCTCTGTCGGCTCCAAGGCGCTGGATGTTTCTCATATCCGCGCGCTCGTGGTGGATGATATGGATGTCGCTCGAGAAGTTATGACTGAGGCGCTTGAAGCGCTTGGCATAACCGTTGACGCAGTGGACAGCGGTGAGCAGGCGTTAAAGTGGGTAGAAAGAGCGGAGCGCAGACAGCGTCCTTACGACTTTATTTTAATGGATTGGAAAATGCCGGGTATGGACGGCATTACAGCCTCCAGACGTATCAGAGATACTGTAAGTGGTAAGATCCCTCATATATTGATGGTGACTTCCTATGACAAAGAAGCATTGCGTGCTACTGATGCAGAAGACATTGTGGAAAGGTTTATTGAGAAACCCGTCAACCAGTCCGAATTGATAGACGCAATACAGCTGGCGTTAGGTGGTTCTGAAAAAGAGTCATTACCTTCTGAGAGAGAAGAAGCGATTCCTGATTTTAGTGGTTGTCGACTTTTGTTAGTGGAAGATAATGAGCTTAACCGTCAGGTTGCTTTGGAATTTATGCTGGAAACCGGAGCGACAATTGATGTCGCTCACAATGGTGAGGAGGCCATTCAAGCAGTCCAGGAACTATCCTACGACCTACTCTTAATGGATATTCAGATGCCAGTCATGGATGGTATACAGGCAACAAAAGTGATCAGGCATAAAGGCTTAGAGGTTCCCATCATCGCCATGACGGCGCATGCAATGACAGGCGATAAAGAACGAAGCTTTGCCGTTGGAATGAATGCTCACATTACCAAGCCCATCTCGCCTGGTGATTTATTTGCCGTAATGGCGAAATTTCTCCCGGACAAGCGCTACCTTGACAGTGAGCAAGATGATCTAAGCAATGATTCCACGCAACAAGAAACGCCTTTGCCGGAGGCTATCAGAGTATTAAAAGATATTCATGCCTTGCAGGTGAATAAAGCGCTGCTGCGCTTTCAGGGCAGACATCGCCTGTATGAAAACCTGGTGCGTGATTTCATTGAGGACTATAGCGATCTGGATGAAGTCTTAAGCGCACATGTTAGATCTCAGGATCGGCAACAGATCTATCGCATCATTCATTCACTAAAGTCCAACGTGGCCTATATTGGAGCATTTGAACTGTCCAGTGAAATAGGAGAGTTGGAACTTATAATTCGGGATGTGCAACAGGTGAGCGATGAAACATTGCTTATCACTGAACAGGTCAAGGGGTTGATCAAAGATATTCAGGCCCGATGGGCTCAGCTTAGCCCAGAAGGTGGCGGAAGGGCCAACATTGAACAAGATATTGGAGACGCGGAGCTCGAAGCAATGCTACCCTTATTGCATAGATCTGATTTTGCAGTTGAACAATTGATCAGAAAATTAAAAGAGGATTGTCATAATAAAAATCAACTGCAGGCACTTAGTATTATCGATTCTTTAGTCAAAGAGCTTGAGTTTGAAGAGGCCGCTGATTATCTGCAACGTTGGTTGCTGGATCAGAAGACTGTAACTAAATAA
- a CDS encoding diguanylate cyclase, translating into MFPEKSKILIVDDEKSNLRLLSELIAKEADIMLAKSGQQALEKANKAQPDVILLDVVMPDMDGFEVLQKLKNNPATRLIPVIFITGLTDVKFEEKGLALGASDYIIKPIHEQLVKARIKLHLQLVKQRNLLEKVALVDPLTDLPNRKRYEEVANLEWRAAVRHSSWFSLALFNVDGFKSFNEKFGYAAGDEALSKIALALSSQLQRSRDFIARFSGQEFVILLPGSDPEGAITPIEKCKSALGSLQIPSAIAGSDYLTASVAGASIIPGMSDSIDTLLFTVAKQLSTMQQHSPNQISWQQPR; encoded by the coding sequence ATGTTTCCAGAAAAGTCCAAAATACTCATTGTTGATGATGAAAAGAGCAACCTCAGGCTCTTGTCGGAACTGATTGCTAAAGAGGCGGATATTATGCTGGCTAAGAGTGGGCAGCAAGCATTAGAGAAAGCTAATAAGGCTCAGCCTGACGTGATCTTATTGGATGTAGTGATGCCCGACATGGATGGCTTTGAAGTCTTACAGAAACTTAAAAATAACCCTGCAACAAGACTGATACCTGTGATTTTTATTACCGGTTTAACAGATGTAAAATTTGAAGAAAAAGGCTTGGCTCTTGGAGCGAGCGATTACATTATAAAGCCTATTCACGAACAACTGGTTAAAGCGAGAATTAAGCTGCATCTGCAGTTGGTAAAGCAGCGGAATTTACTGGAAAAAGTCGCGTTGGTTGATCCATTGACCGATTTGCCGAATAGAAAGAGATATGAAGAAGTGGCAAACCTGGAATGGCGTGCCGCCGTGCGACATAGCTCATGGTTTTCGTTAGCGTTATTTAACGTAGATGGTTTCAAGTCCTTCAATGAAAAGTTTGGTTATGCAGCGGGTGACGAGGCGTTGTCGAAAATCGCGTTGGCCTTGTCGTCACAGTTACAAAGATCCAGAGATTTTATCGCCAGATTTTCTGGCCAGGAGTTTGTTATCTTACTACCGGGAAGTGATCCTGAAGGGGCCATCACGCCTATTGAAAAGTGCAAGAGTGCTTTGGGTAGTCTACAAATTCCTTCGGCAATCGCCGGTAGTGACTATCTCACTGCTTCTGTGGCAGGAGCGTCTATCATTCCCGGCATGTCAGATTCCATTGATACTTTGCTTTTCACCGTCGCCAAACAGCTGAGTACCATGCAGCAGCACAGTCCTAATCAGATTAGCTGGCAGCAACCAAGGTGA
- a CDS encoding response regulator, which produces MARLNISPEKPRILIIDDEKSNLKILTDLLSTDADVSVAKSAEQGLWKAKKFQPDLILLDIIMPDVDGFETLKRLKNEPDLNEVSVIFITGLDTADNEKYGLDLGALDYIRKPFNAAVVKSRIATHLKLIQQTKELRKLSVKLREADEAKSRFLANMSHEIRTPLTSIIGYAELLKKNEISGMASEQAVDIIATSGNHLLNLINDILDISKIEAEKLELESVSCLLPVLLEEVFALIKPKIELKKLGFDLELQFPIPSHIITDPTRLKQVLINLLNNAIKFTEKGSVKLIVCASNELMKFNVVDTGVGISKEQQARIFSAFEQADVSVTRQFGGTGLGLNISKYLTTRLGGDLSVSSVPGVGSDFEASITLCPGDEAQSINNETDYAKVIHSQKVRQATNVQLSGKILLAEDQKELRMLLTMMLSKLGLDVTAVENGLQLVQQAQLQDYDLVLSDIHMPEMGGEEAIALLLDAGINVPTIALTANAMKHEVENYLNKGFTDHLSKPIQRNEFIRKLALYLGKDDDVKVDSEFQDDMKVRFVEQFKNSLPSRLEVLENAFFAQDWRAMTLLAHSLKGSSLSFSLHQISELSMDIEALATAAEVNNSRANELADVLLKLKSVIEEL; this is translated from the coding sequence GTGGCCAGGTTAAACATTTCCCCGGAAAAACCGAGAATTCTTATTATCGATGATGAGAAATCTAATTTAAAAATTCTTACCGATTTATTATCCACAGACGCGGATGTCTCGGTGGCAAAAAGTGCGGAGCAGGGGCTGTGGAAAGCGAAAAAATTCCAGCCTGATCTCATTCTGTTGGATATTATCATGCCTGACGTTGATGGCTTTGAAACCCTGAAACGACTTAAGAATGAGCCTGATCTCAATGAAGTTTCGGTAATATTTATTACTGGGCTGGATACTGCAGATAATGAAAAGTATGGCCTTGACCTGGGCGCTTTAGATTATATTCGCAAGCCTTTTAATGCGGCTGTGGTTAAATCTCGTATTGCCACTCATCTAAAGCTAATACAGCAAACCAAAGAATTAAGGAAACTATCGGTCAAGCTGCGGGAAGCTGATGAAGCTAAGAGTCGCTTCCTTGCCAATATGAGCCATGAAATTCGAACCCCGCTTACTTCGATAATCGGTTATGCAGAGTTGCTTAAGAAGAATGAAATTTCAGGCATGGCCAGTGAACAGGCGGTAGATATTATCGCCACCAGTGGTAATCATTTACTAAACCTGATCAATGATATTTTAGATATTTCTAAAATAGAAGCTGAGAAACTGGAGTTAGAATCGGTCTCATGCCTGTTGCCCGTATTGCTGGAAGAGGTTTTTGCCCTCATCAAACCCAAAATTGAATTGAAGAAGTTAGGCTTTGATTTAGAGCTACAATTTCCCATTCCCTCGCATATCATCACTGATCCCACACGTTTGAAACAGGTGCTCATCAATTTACTGAACAACGCAATTAAGTTTACCGAAAAGGGCTCAGTTAAGCTCATTGTCTGTGCAAGTAATGAGTTGATGAAGTTTAATGTCGTAGATACGGGTGTGGGAATTAGTAAAGAACAACAGGCGCGGATATTCAGCGCATTCGAGCAGGCTGATGTATCGGTGACAAGGCAGTTTGGCGGTACAGGCCTTGGGTTGAATATTTCTAAATACCTGACCACTAGACTGGGTGGTGATTTATCTGTCAGCAGCGTGCCGGGGGTTGGTAGTGACTTTGAAGCCAGTATTACCCTTTGTCCTGGAGATGAGGCTCAGTCTATTAACAATGAAACTGACTACGCCAAAGTGATCCATAGCCAAAAAGTACGTCAAGCCACCAATGTACAGTTATCCGGTAAGATATTATTAGCTGAAGATCAAAAAGAGCTCCGAATGCTTCTAACCATGATGCTCAGCAAATTGGGCTTGGACGTTACTGCGGTAGAGAATGGCTTGCAGCTGGTGCAGCAGGCACAACTACAAGACTACGATTTGGTACTCTCTGACATTCACATGCCTGAGATGGGAGGAGAGGAAGCCATCGCTCTGTTATTGGATGCCGGGATCAATGTACCTACCATAGCTCTGACAGCCAATGCGATGAAGCACGAAGTGGAGAATTATTTGAATAAAGGCTTCACTGATCATTTGAGTAAACCGATTCAGCGCAACGAGTTTATACGAAAACTGGCTCTTTACTTAGGCAAAGACGACGATGTTAAGGTTGATTCAGAGTTTCAAGATGACATGAAGGTACGCTTCGTCGAACAGTTTAAGAATAGTTTACCCTCAAGGTTAGAAGTATTAGAAAACGCGTTTTTTGCCCAAGATTGGCGAGCTATGACACTGCTTGCTCATAGCCTTAAGGGAAGCTCGCTGTCATTTTCGCTGCATCAAATCAGTGAATTAAGTATGGACATAGAAGCACTAGCGACAGCCGCTGAAGTGAATAACAGTCGAGCCAATGAACTTGCAGATGTATTGTTAAAATTAAAGTCTGTAATAGAAGAGCTATAG
- the nfuA gene encoding Fe-S biogenesis protein NfuA, whose protein sequence is MINISESAQSHFRKLLESQPEKTNIRVFVINPGTASAECGVSYCPADAVEDSDTHLSFDGFDAIVDLESAPYLEEAEIDFVTDQMGSQLTLKAPNAKARKVAEDAPLKERIEYMLVSEINPQLASHGGQVMLMDITDDGFALLQFGGGCNGCSMVDVTLKEGIEKQMLEQFPELKGVRDATEHEAGEHSYY, encoded by the coding sequence ATGATTAATATTTCTGAGTCTGCGCAAAGTCACTTTCGCAAATTACTGGAATCTCAACCAGAAAAAACCAACATTAGAGTATTCGTGATAAACCCTGGCACGGCCTCTGCGGAATGTGGTGTTTCCTACTGTCCGGCGGACGCGGTTGAAGATAGTGATACACATCTTTCCTTCGATGGCTTTGATGCCATCGTTGATCTGGAAAGTGCCCCTTATCTAGAAGAAGCCGAAATTGATTTCGTTACGGATCAAATGGGCTCTCAGCTGACACTGAAAGCACCTAATGCTAAGGCACGTAAAGTTGCTGAAGATGCGCCATTAAAGGAACGAATCGAATACATGCTAGTATCTGAAATCAATCCGCAACTGGCCAGCCATGGCGGCCAGGTAATGTTGATGGACATCACTGATGATGGTTTTGCGCTGCTGCAATTCGGCGGTGGTTGCAATGGCTGCTCGATGGTGGACGTAACGCTCAAAGAAGGTATCGAAAAACAAATGCTGGAGCAATTCCCAGAGTTAAAAGGGGTGAGAGATGCGACAGAACACGAGGCAGGCGAACACTCCTACTATTAA